A region of Leclercia adecarboxylata DNA encodes the following proteins:
- a CDS encoding lactonase family protein, whose product MTTYAYVGCRTSAWRGARGKGITLFRITESGKWEPLQCLASVQENPSWLTLDMRRNRLYALHGDGDRVAVFDRDPDTGLLTLSSEQTTGPRHPHPDLEPARRNNPVGAALTPDGNTLLIANHEGGNIAALPISDKGLEPPIDFARIAGHTGPDSLSRPHEIVFAPGCNLFAVPVQGRKAGNGIDMMRLYHWEQTRSCLADEVMLPAGSWPRHADFHPNGQWLFGLSELSSTVTFFHVDREKGTLSLRHTLSALPEGYDLRSDASEIEVHPSGRFVYAANRGHDSIAVFSVSPQDGSLTAVGWVPCGGKTPRFTTLSPDGRQFISANEDSDTLQVFDVDSETGMLSATDVVVATASPTCICFA is encoded by the coding sequence ATGACAACCTATGCTTACGTTGGCTGCCGGACTTCGGCATGGCGCGGTGCGCGCGGTAAGGGGATCACCCTGTTCCGCATTACCGAGTCGGGTAAATGGGAGCCGCTACAGTGCCTGGCTTCCGTGCAGGAAAATCCCTCGTGGCTGACGCTTGATATGCGGCGCAACCGGCTGTATGCGCTGCACGGCGATGGCGACCGCGTGGCGGTGTTCGATCGCGATCCTGACACCGGCCTGCTGACGTTAAGTAGCGAGCAGACCACCGGGCCACGCCACCCTCACCCGGATCTGGAGCCCGCCCGCAGAAATAATCCGGTTGGGGCCGCGCTGACGCCCGACGGCAACACGCTGCTGATCGCCAACCATGAAGGGGGCAACATTGCCGCCCTGCCGATCAGCGATAAAGGGCTGGAGCCGCCCATCGATTTCGCTCGCATCGCCGGTCATACCGGCCCTGACTCCCTGTCCCGTCCGCACGAGATCGTTTTTGCGCCGGGGTGCAATCTCTTTGCCGTCCCGGTTCAGGGCCGCAAGGCGGGCAACGGCATCGATATGATGCGCCTTTATCACTGGGAGCAGACCCGCTCATGCCTTGCCGATGAGGTGATGCTCCCGGCAGGCAGTTGGCCCCGCCACGCCGATTTTCATCCCAATGGCCAGTGGCTGTTCGGCCTCAGCGAGCTGAGCAGCACCGTCACCTTTTTTCACGTTGACCGGGAAAAAGGCACGCTCTCGCTGCGGCACACCCTCAGCGCGCTGCCGGAGGGTTACGACCTGCGCAGCGACGCCAGCGAGATCGAGGTGCATCCTTCCGGGCGTTTTGTCTATGCCGCCAACCGCGGGCATGACTCCATCGCCGTGTTCAGCGTCAGCCCGCAGGATGGCTCACTCACCGCTGTTGGCTGGGTGCCGTGCGGCGGAAAAACGCCCCGCTTTACCACTCTGTCGCCCGACGGCAGGCAGTTCATCAGCGCTAACGAAGATTCCGACACTCTTCAGGTGTTCGACGTCGACAGCGAAACCGGCATGTTGTCGGCAACGGATGTGGTGGTTGCCACTGCCAGCCCCACCTGCATCTGTTTTGCCTGA
- a CDS encoding GntR family transcriptional regulator produces the protein MKISALTERISQKLLGLIDSGDIAPGSHLSVPKLAETFDVSRSPVREALVYLEQKGVLLQKQNRGFFVKEDYAPQADTQPAPSEELDLPEYYQLAEDWLRDEIESEVTELFLMKRYNLTKSQLSTVLARGISEGWVERKQGYGWRFLPVAKTKTALEQIFSFRMVIEPMAILEPTFNAPQEKINEIRRELEMLLESGIERLSPTQLQLAGYRFHETIISFSNNPFFEISLRNVNRMRRLMDYRIMDDRNRYYAEVKDHMRILALIESGQRIEASYTMKQHLSVALDNKKMRRISAEN, from the coding sequence ATGAAAATTAGTGCACTCACTGAACGTATCTCACAGAAATTACTGGGTTTAATCGACAGCGGCGATATTGCTCCGGGATCGCATCTCAGCGTGCCTAAGCTGGCGGAAACCTTTGATGTTTCGCGCTCCCCCGTTCGTGAAGCGCTGGTGTATCTGGAACAGAAAGGGGTGCTGCTGCAAAAGCAAAACCGCGGCTTTTTTGTTAAAGAGGACTACGCCCCGCAGGCGGATACCCAACCGGCCCCTTCTGAAGAGCTGGATCTGCCGGAGTATTATCAGCTCGCCGAAGACTGGCTGCGGGACGAGATCGAGTCGGAAGTCACCGAGCTGTTCCTGATGAAGCGCTATAACCTCACTAAAAGCCAGCTGTCGACGGTGCTGGCCCGGGGCATCAGCGAGGGATGGGTTGAGCGCAAGCAGGGCTACGGCTGGCGTTTTTTACCGGTCGCCAAAACCAAGACCGCGCTGGAGCAGATTTTCAGTTTCCGTATGGTCATTGAACCGATGGCTATCCTGGAGCCTACGTTCAACGCACCGCAGGAGAAGATTAACGAGATCCGCCGCGAGCTGGAAATGCTGCTGGAGAGCGGCATTGAGCGCCTCTCCCCTACTCAGCTGCAACTGGCGGGCTACCGTTTTCACGAAACGATCATCAGTTTTTCCAACAATCCCTTCTTTGAAATCTCTCTACGTAACGTCAACCGCATGCGTCGGCTGATGGACTATCGCATCATGGATGACCGCAACCGCTACTACGCGGAAGTGAAAGATCATATGCGCATCCTCGCCCTCATTGAATCCGGACAGCGGATTGAGGCGTCGTACACTATGAAGCAGCACCTCTCCGTCGCCCTCGATAATAAAAAAATGCGCCGGATCAGCGCGGAAAATTAA
- a CDS encoding SOS response-associated peptidase — translation MCGRFAQAQTREEYLAFLADEAECDIPYDPEPIGRYNVAPGTKVLLVSERDDVLHLDPVFWGYAPGWWDMPPLINARLETAASSRMFKPLWNHGRAIVFADGWFEWKKEGDKKQPYFIARADGQPIFMAAIGSTPFERGDTAEGFLIVTAAADKGLVDIHDRRPLVLTPKSAREWLRETVSGKEAEEIARTGAVPADEFHWHAVTRAVGNVKNQGPELINKISEP, via the coding sequence ATGTGCGGACGTTTCGCCCAGGCGCAGACCCGGGAAGAGTATCTTGCCTTTCTTGCAGATGAAGCGGAGTGCGACATCCCCTACGACCCGGAACCCATCGGGCGCTATAACGTTGCGCCAGGCACTAAAGTGTTGTTGGTCAGCGAGCGCGACGATGTGTTGCATCTCGACCCGGTGTTCTGGGGCTACGCCCCTGGCTGGTGGGATATGCCGCCGCTGATCAACGCCCGTCTGGAAACTGCCGCCAGCAGCCGGATGTTTAAGCCGCTGTGGAACCACGGTCGGGCGATTGTCTTTGCCGACGGCTGGTTCGAGTGGAAAAAAGAGGGAGACAAAAAGCAGCCTTACTTTATCGCGCGCGCCGACGGACAGCCCATTTTTATGGCGGCGATCGGCAGCACCCCGTTTGAGCGCGGGGATACCGCGGAAGGGTTCCTGATCGTGACCGCCGCGGCAGATAAAGGGCTGGTGGATATCCACGACCGGCGACCGCTGGTACTGACGCCGAAGTCAGCGCGCGAATGGTTGCGCGAAACGGTGAGCGGCAAAGAGGCTGAAGAGATTGCCCGGACGGGCGCGGTACCCGCAGATGAATTCCACTGGCATGCCGTCACGCGGGCGGTGGGGAATGTAAAAAATCAGGGGCCAGAATTGATCAATAAAATAAGTGAGCCGTAA
- a CDS encoding Y-family DNA polymerase, whose translation MFALVDVNSFYASCETVFRPDLKGRPVVVLSNNDGCVIARSAEAKGLVTMGAPYFKQKEIFRRHGIVAFSSNYELYADMSNRVMTTLEEMAPRVEIYSIDEAFCDLTGVSNCCNLEAFGREIRQTVLQHTHLTVGVGIAPTKTLAKLANFAAKKWQRQTGGVVDLSRVERQRKLMAALPVGEVWGIGRRMSKKLEAMGINTVLALADTPTALIRKHFSVVLERTVRELRGESCLGFEEYVPHKQEIICSRSFGEKVTDYEAMRQAICSYAARAAEKLRAEHQYCRFISAFVKTSPFALNEPYYGNSASTKLLTPTEDSRDIIEAATHCLDIIWREGLRYQKAGVMLGDFFSSGVAQLNLFDENPPRRNSAELMALIDKLNEQGRGTIWFAGQGIEQKWQMKREMLSPRYTTRFSDFLRVR comes from the coding sequence ATGTTTGCGCTTGTCGACGTGAACAGCTTTTATGCCTCGTGCGAGACGGTGTTTCGCCCGGACCTGAAGGGACGACCGGTGGTGGTGCTGTCGAATAACGATGGCTGCGTGATTGCCCGCAGCGCCGAAGCGAAAGGGCTGGTGACGATGGGGGCGCCGTATTTTAAACAGAAAGAGATTTTCCGCCGCCACGGCATTGTCGCCTTCAGCAGTAATTACGAGCTGTACGCCGATATGAGCAATCGGGTGATGACCACCCTGGAGGAGATGGCTCCGCGGGTTGAGATCTACTCGATTGATGAGGCTTTTTGCGATCTCACCGGGGTCAGCAACTGTTGCAATCTGGAGGCCTTTGGCCGCGAAATTCGCCAGACGGTGCTACAACATACGCACCTGACCGTCGGGGTGGGCATTGCGCCCACCAAAACCCTCGCCAAGCTGGCCAACTTTGCGGCAAAAAAATGGCAGCGGCAGACCGGCGGCGTGGTGGATTTATCCCGCGTTGAGCGTCAGCGCAAGCTGATGGCGGCGCTGCCCGTCGGCGAGGTGTGGGGTATCGGGCGGCGGATGAGCAAAAAGCTGGAGGCCATGGGCATTAATACCGTACTGGCACTGGCGGACACCCCCACGGCCCTGATCCGCAAACATTTCAGCGTGGTGCTGGAGCGTACCGTACGCGAGCTGCGCGGCGAATCCTGTCTGGGGTTTGAAGAGTATGTCCCGCACAAGCAGGAGATTATCTGCTCCCGCTCGTTCGGCGAAAAAGTGACGGATTACGAGGCAATGCGCCAGGCCATCTGCAGCTATGCCGCCCGCGCCGCCGAGAAACTGCGGGCTGAACACCAGTACTGCCGGTTTATTTCAGCCTTCGTGAAGACGTCGCCGTTTGCGCTGAACGAGCCTTATTACGGTAATAGCGCCTCAACCAAACTGCTGACGCCAACGGAAGACAGCCGGGATATTATTGAAGCGGCGACACACTGTCTGGATATTATCTGGAGAGAAGGGCTGCGCTATCAGAAAGCCGGCGTCATGCTGGGGGATTTTTTCAGTTCTGGCGTCGCGCAGCTGAATCTGTTTGATGAAAATCCGCCCCGGCGCAACAGCGCAGAGTTAATGGCGCTTATCGATAAACTTAATGAACAAGGGCGCGGAACCATCTGGTTTGCCGGGCAGGGAATAGAGCAGAAATGGCAAATGAAAAGGGAAATGTTATCCCCGCGATATACCACGCGTTTTTCTGACTTTCTTCGGGTCAGATAA
- the dsbG gene encoding thiol:disulfide interchange protein DsbG has translation MNKILSLLMLTLSFSALAQTADLPEPIKHVQKQGIVIIKPFSAPGGVEGWLGKYQDMGVTLYLTPDKKHVISGYMYDAEGNNLSEKVINDEIYIPAGREMWKQLTAAPGIAEGSADAKCQVVVFSDPFCPYCNKFWHQAQPYLKDKSISTKTLLVGVIRPDSAQYAAAILSASDPAKVWHDLESSDGKTKPALKGNTPPAVFKQIQQNQQLMEQLGASGTPAIYYLNKDRALQQIVGLPDAKQMADLVACK, from the coding sequence ATGAACAAGATCCTGTCCCTGTTGATGTTGACCTTAAGCTTCAGCGCCCTGGCGCAGACCGCTGATTTACCCGAACCCATTAAACACGTCCAGAAACAGGGCATTGTAATTATTAAACCGTTCAGCGCCCCCGGCGGGGTAGAAGGGTGGCTGGGGAAATATCAGGATATGGGCGTCACGCTCTATCTCACCCCGGATAAAAAGCACGTGATTTCAGGCTATATGTACGATGCCGAGGGCAATAACCTGAGCGAGAAGGTCATCAACGATGAGATCTATATTCCTGCCGGGCGCGAAATGTGGAAACAGCTCACCGCCGCGCCGGGGATCGCAGAAGGTAGCGCGGACGCGAAGTGTCAGGTGGTGGTCTTCTCCGATCCCTTCTGCCCGTACTGCAACAAGTTCTGGCATCAGGCCCAGCCTTATCTCAAGGATAAAAGCATCAGCACCAAAACCCTGCTGGTGGGCGTGATCCGCCCGGACAGTGCCCAGTACGCGGCGGCGATCCTCTCCGCCAGCGATCCGGCTAAAGTGTGGCATGACCTTGAAAGCAGCGACGGGAAAACGAAACCGGCGCTGAAAGGTAATACGCCGCCAGCGGTGTTTAAGCAGATCCAGCAGAACCAGCAATTGATGGAACAACTCGGAGCCAGCGGTACGCCTGCCATTTATTACCTGAATAAAGATCGCGCCCTGCAGCAGATCGTCGGTTTGCCTGACGCTAAGCAGATGGCCGATCTGGTGGCCTGCAAATAA
- the phbB gene encoding acetoacetyl-CoA reductase, whose amino-acid sequence MTQRIAYVTSGMGSLGTAICRRLAQDGFIVIAGCGPNSKRKDAWLEDNRKLGFDFIASEGNVADWNSTVKAFEKIRAEVGEVDVLINNSGTARNVLFRDMQPQEWQAVIDTNMNSLFNVTRQVVDSMMARGWGRIINISSLNAQIGTVGQVNYSTAKYAVRGFTRALAREVSARGVTVNTVSPGYLATSKLKTVTPVQVIDKIVQEIPVRRLGSPKEIASICAWLASDEAGYATGANFSVNGGMHMS is encoded by the coding sequence ATGACCCAACGTATCGCGTATGTAACATCGGGAATGGGGAGTCTCGGCACGGCTATTTGTCGTCGGCTGGCGCAGGACGGATTTATTGTCATCGCGGGTTGCGGGCCGAATTCCAAAAGAAAAGACGCCTGGCTGGAGGATAACAGGAAATTAGGTTTTGATTTTATTGCCTCTGAGGGAAACGTTGCAGACTGGAATTCCACGGTAAAAGCCTTTGAAAAGATCCGCGCGGAAGTGGGCGAGGTCGACGTGCTGATTAATAATTCCGGCACGGCGCGCAACGTATTATTTCGCGATATGCAGCCCCAGGAGTGGCAGGCGGTTATTGATACCAATATGAACTCCTTATTTAACGTCACGCGTCAGGTGGTGGACAGCATGATGGCGCGCGGTTGGGGGCGCATTATTAATATCTCCTCGTTAAACGCGCAGATTGGCACCGTCGGCCAGGTGAACTACTCCACCGCAAAATATGCCGTCCGGGGCTTTACCCGCGCCCTGGCGCGCGAGGTGTCGGCGCGCGGCGTCACGGTGAATACCGTCTCCCCTGGCTACCTTGCCACCAGCAAACTGAAGACGGTCACTCCCGTTCAGGTTATCGACAAGATTGTGCAGGAAATACCGGTCAGGCGGCTGGGATCGCCAAAAGAAATTGCCTCTATTTGCGCCTGGCTTGCCTCCGATGAAGCCGGATACGCCACCGGGGCGAACTTCTCCGTCAACGGCGGTATGCACATGAGTTAA
- a CDS encoding CitMHS family transporter yields MLSFLGYGMIVVFMILIMTKKLSALTALTIIPILFALIAGFGGEMGDMMIEGLKKVAPTAIMVIFAILYFCTMFDTGLFDPIIRFFLRIINGDPVKAVMCTALLAAMVSLDGDGSTTYMICVTAMLPLFKRIRLDPLALTCVVFLSGSVTNLLPWGGPLARVSASLKVESSELFIPLIPSMICGLVGVLVLSWYIGIRERRRLGKLSIQTNGNGAVTEEDAESYLPAINEVNDELRRPKMFWLNAALTLALMASLVMELLPLSVLFMVAFAIALLINYPHLDAQRQRIAAHAPAALNQTSIFLAAGIFAGILSGTGMVTAMSNTLLDVLPQSWGPYLAPITALISLPGTFFMSNDAFYYGVLPVLAEAAKAYGIDPVEIGRASLVGQPVHLLSPLVASTYLLVGLAGVEFSDHQKYTFKWAFLLCMIFLGSGLLLGLYPVYSVAS; encoded by the coding sequence ATGCTCTCGTTCCTGGGTTACGGCATGATTGTGGTCTTTATGATCCTTATCATGACCAAAAAATTATCCGCGCTGACGGCCCTGACTATTATTCCCATTCTGTTTGCGCTTATTGCCGGTTTTGGCGGTGAGATGGGCGATATGATGATTGAGGGGTTAAAGAAGGTCGCGCCTACCGCGATTATGGTGATTTTTGCCATTCTTTATTTTTGTACCATGTTCGATACCGGATTATTCGATCCGATAATCCGCTTCTTCCTGCGCATTATTAACGGCGACCCGGTTAAAGCGGTGATGTGTACGGCGCTGCTGGCGGCGATGGTCTCCCTGGACGGTGACGGATCAACCACCTACATGATCTGCGTGACGGCGATGCTGCCGCTGTTTAAGCGTATTCGTCTCGACCCGCTGGCCCTGACCTGCGTGGTGTTTCTCTCCGGGAGCGTCACCAATCTGCTGCCGTGGGGCGGGCCGCTGGCGCGCGTGTCGGCGTCGTTAAAGGTAGAGTCGAGCGAGCTGTTTATCCCGCTGATCCCCTCGATGATCTGCGGCCTGGTGGGGGTGCTGGTGCTCTCCTGGTATATCGGCATCCGTGAACGCCGCCGCCTTGGCAAGCTGAGCATTCAGACCAACGGCAACGGCGCGGTTACGGAAGAGGATGCCGAGAGCTATCTGCCTGCCATCAATGAGGTGAATGACGAGCTGCGTCGGCCAAAAATGTTCTGGCTCAATGCCGCCCTGACGCTGGCGCTGATGGCCTCGCTGGTGATGGAACTGCTCCCGCTGTCGGTGCTGTTTATGGTGGCCTTTGCGATTGCGCTGCTGATTAACTATCCGCATCTGGATGCCCAGCGCCAGCGTATCGCGGCCCATGCGCCTGCCGCGCTGAACCAGACCTCTATCTTCCTGGCGGCGGGGATCTTCGCCGGTATTCTCTCCGGCACCGGGATGGTGACCGCCATGTCCAACACGCTGTTAGACGTGCTGCCCCAGTCCTGGGGGCCGTATCTGGCGCCGATCACCGCCCTTATCAGCCTGCCGGGCACGTTCTTTATGTCCAACGACGCCTTCTATTATGGCGTGCTGCCGGTCCTGGCCGAGGCGGCCAAAGCCTACGGTATCGATCCGGTGGAGATTGGCCGCGCGTCGCTGGTGGGCCAGCCGGTGCACCTGTTAAGCCCGCTGGTCGCCTCAACCTATCTGCTGGTGGGGCTTGCGGGGGTGGAATTCAGCGACCATCAGAAATACACCTTCAAGTGGGCGTTCCTGCTGTGCATGATCTTCCTCGGGTCGGGGCTCTTACTGGGGCTTTATCCGGTCTATTCGGTCGCCAGCTGA
- a CDS encoding DUF1254 domain-containing protein, producing MKRRIVTSAVLLSLALAQPAMAADAPLSPLMKQLNNGNWLPEQEAQSLSDELYYQDAIQAYIQTLPLLNTIGLRDGSEAAFGKGYNVLPIWKERMDSRAVVPTPNGDVIYSMSYLDLKETGPLVIKAPPNVIGMFTDFFQKTITDVGAIGPDRARGGLYLLLPPDYDGPVPQGYYAFKSSTYNVFLFFRTIMGKGEGKPDPVPAVKNAETTRVYPLWDVEKDVKPMQFPDASGKRVNMVYPTDASYWQKLKTFVDYEPLTAIPDATRSALLSIGIVKGKPFTPTAKQQELLNKAVETAPRMILARRQVGRDDQRQLYYKDRQWETSWAGATAEWMQYGTLDANQRAAFFQIAYSSAAAMVMHTTGAGSKYPFATKDGSGKFLNGSNTYKLHLPPNPPAALFWAVTAYNITDGTMPETDQLLPSTNGYYNIPKNNDGSIDLWFGPNKPDGVEDSAFIKTVPDRNFLVALRLYGTEDGFYDQTWIPDDLVQINQ from the coding sequence ATGAAACGCCGAATAGTCACTTCTGCCGTTTTGCTGTCACTCGCTTTAGCCCAACCCGCAATGGCCGCCGACGCGCCGCTTTCCCCCCTGATGAAGCAACTGAATAACGGTAACTGGTTACCGGAGCAGGAAGCGCAGTCCTTAAGCGACGAACTCTATTATCAGGATGCGATTCAGGCCTACATCCAGACCCTGCCGCTGCTGAATACCATTGGCCTGCGCGATGGCTCTGAAGCTGCGTTTGGTAAAGGCTATAACGTCCTGCCGATCTGGAAAGAGCGGATGGACAGCCGGGCGGTGGTGCCTACGCCTAACGGGGATGTGATCTATTCCATGAGTTATCTGGATCTGAAGGAGACGGGGCCGCTGGTGATCAAAGCGCCACCGAACGTCATCGGGATGTTTACCGACTTCTTCCAGAAAACCATTACCGACGTGGGTGCCATCGGGCCAGACCGTGCCCGGGGTGGCCTCTATTTACTTCTGCCGCCGGATTACGACGGTCCTGTGCCGCAGGGGTATTACGCCTTTAAATCCTCGACCTATAACGTCTTCCTCTTCTTCAGAACCATCATGGGTAAAGGTGAAGGCAAACCCGATCCGGTCCCGGCGGTGAAAAATGCCGAAACCACCCGCGTCTATCCCCTCTGGGATGTGGAAAAGGACGTGAAGCCGATGCAGTTCCCGGATGCCAGCGGGAAGCGGGTGAACATGGTTTATCCCACCGACGCCAGCTACTGGCAAAAGCTGAAAACCTTTGTGGATTATGAACCGCTGACCGCGATCCCGGATGCCACCCGCAGCGCGCTGCTCAGCATCGGCATTGTGAAGGGCAAGCCGTTCACCCCGACGGCCAAACAGCAGGAGTTACTGAACAAAGCCGTGGAAACCGCGCCGCGCATGATCCTCGCGCGTCGTCAGGTGGGGCGTGATGACCAGCGTCAGCTCTATTACAAAGACCGTCAGTGGGAGACCTCCTGGGCGGGTGCTACCGCAGAGTGGATGCAGTACGGCACCCTTGATGCCAACCAGCGCGCGGCCTTCTTCCAGATTGCGTACTCCAGCGCGGCGGCAATGGTGATGCATACCACCGGCGCGGGGTCCAAATATCCGTTTGCCACCAAAGACGGATCCGGCAAGTTCCTGAACGGCAGCAATACCTATAAGTTGCACCTGCCGCCAAACCCACCTGCGGCGCTGTTCTGGGCCGTGACTGCCTACAACATTACCGACGGCACCATGCCGGAAACCGATCAGCTGTTACCGTCCACCAACGGCTATTACAACATCCCGAAAAACAACGATGGCTCTATCGACCTCTGGTTCGGCCCGAATAAACCGGACGGTGTGGAAGACAGCGCCTTTATCAAAACCGTTCCTGACCGTAATTTCCTCGTGGCGCTGCGTCTGTATGGCACCGAAGACGGATTCTACGATCAAACATGGATCCCGGATGACCTGGTCCAGATAAACCAATAA
- a CDS encoding copper-binding protein codes for MNILTGPTQHKNRQLRAVALLFVACIVMLICLTQRASILHHMQVKAATLSLTAENSPQELTSPGLSPCELSAHSLLAAQPLHFDNLLLLPTLLVLVLAVLSKISVLPRPVILFRPPLLRIHLKNCVFRE; via the coding sequence ATGAATATCCTGACGGGTCCGACTCAACATAAAAACAGGCAACTAAGAGCCGTCGCGCTTCTTTTCGTTGCCTGTATTGTCATGCTGATCTGTCTGACCCAGCGGGCCAGCATCCTGCACCACATGCAGGTCAAAGCCGCCACGCTCTCGTTGACCGCTGAAAACAGCCCGCAGGAGCTGACGTCGCCAGGGTTGTCGCCCTGTGAGCTCAGCGCCCACTCCCTGCTGGCCGCCCAACCTCTTCATTTTGATAACCTTCTGCTGTTACCCACACTGCTGGTTCTCGTTTTAGCGGTGCTGAGCAAAATCAGCGTCCTGCCGAGGCCGGTCATCCTGTTTCGTCCTCCGCTCCTCCGAATACATCTCAAGAACTGCGTTTTCCGTGAATGA
- a CDS encoding protein-disulfide reductase DsbD family protein has protein sequence MNTLFRSLWFLLFSLSTAYAAVPGWPMQPDNSHAQVHVLHDAPANGKVRLLLDVTPDDGWKTYWRSPGDGGFRPVNDWTPQASTQWHWPRPVRFTSAGFSSVGYESRVVFPLEITTDEVQRLRGKLTLSLCSNLCVVKTFPLDLNLASGPSTGFASAWDNAMRAVPATSGAMAVNSVATDADQLTVKLTSPEGWSRPELFTDNPPGATLSPPQTTIDGDILTARFRVSDEQGQPLEASHLQQIALLVSDGNRSQQLSVDINASTSLWQILAVALVGGLILNLMPCVLPVLGIKLASLMTLAESTRRQTRLRFLATASGILFSFLVLAAVVTGLRLSGAWIGWGFQFQNPWFIGAMVLVTWIFCFSLAGLMEIRLPSSFTTRLATAGGNGTGGSFLEGAFATLLATPCTAPFLGTAVTFALAAPVHQLWLIFFVLGIGMSLPWLAISMVPGVARWLPKPGPWMGKLRLVLVILMLGSCIWLMSLLMKEWGARYVLIGGGLMVAFFLYRCAKAMSNHRENLRSLAFGVLFGAGLYAFLAPQPQGKAGSPLNWQPLSEAALSDALNARKRVLVDITADWCLNCRVNEVLVLHRPEVIAALNRDDVVLLQGNWSQPSAEIEQFLRRYGASGIPFNAIFGPSLPQGHVLPSLLSKDALLTALAKADTAAPSDFTEEKK, from the coding sequence ATGAATACGCTTTTCAGGAGCCTGTGGTTCCTGTTATTCAGCCTGTCCACCGCTTATGCGGCGGTCCCGGGCTGGCCGATGCAGCCTGATAATTCCCATGCTCAGGTGCATGTCTTACACGATGCGCCCGCGAACGGGAAAGTGCGCCTGCTGCTGGATGTCACCCCCGATGACGGGTGGAAAACCTACTGGCGAAGCCCCGGTGACGGCGGCTTTCGGCCGGTGAACGACTGGACGCCGCAGGCCAGTACGCAGTGGCACTGGCCGCGGCCCGTGCGCTTTACGTCTGCCGGATTCAGCTCGGTGGGCTACGAGAGCCGGGTGGTGTTTCCACTGGAAATCACCACCGATGAGGTGCAGCGACTGCGTGGGAAGCTGACGCTTTCCCTGTGCAGCAACCTCTGTGTGGTCAAAACCTTCCCGCTGGATCTCAACCTGGCATCCGGTCCGTCGACGGGCTTTGCCAGCGCGTGGGATAACGCGATGCGCGCGGTTCCTGCAACCAGCGGGGCGATGGCGGTGAACTCTGTCGCCACTGACGCAGATCAGCTGACGGTGAAACTGACCTCACCGGAAGGCTGGTCCCGGCCTGAACTGTTCACGGATAACCCGCCGGGGGCGACTCTTTCCCCGCCGCAGACGACGATCGACGGCGACATCCTGACGGCACGGTTTAGGGTCAGCGATGAGCAGGGCCAACCGCTGGAGGCCTCTCATCTACAGCAGATCGCGCTGCTGGTCAGCGACGGCAACCGGAGTCAGCAGCTCAGCGTTGATATCAATGCTTCTACCTCGCTCTGGCAGATTCTGGCTGTGGCGCTGGTGGGTGGCCTAATCCTCAACCTGATGCCCTGCGTGCTGCCCGTTCTGGGCATCAAGCTCGCGTCGCTGATGACCCTGGCAGAGAGCACCCGCCGTCAGACGCGGCTGCGTTTTCTGGCAACCGCGTCCGGGATCCTGTTCTCGTTTCTGGTGCTGGCGGCGGTCGTGACCGGGCTGCGGCTGTCCGGGGCCTGGATTGGCTGGGGCTTTCAGTTCCAGAATCCCTGGTTCATCGGCGCGATGGTGCTGGTGACGTGGATTTTCTGTTTCAGCCTGGCGGGCCTGATGGAGATCCGTCTGCCTTCCTCGTTTACCACCCGGCTGGCGACCGCGGGCGGCAACGGTACCGGTGGGAGTTTTCTCGAAGGCGCGTTTGCGACCCTGCTTGCCACGCCCTGTACGGCACCCTTCCTCGGTACGGCCGTGACCTTCGCCCTGGCGGCTCCCGTCCATCAGCTATGGCTCATCTTTTTTGTTCTGGGTATCGGGATGAGTCTGCCCTGGCTGGCCATCAGCATGGTGCCGGGCGTGGCGCGCTGGCTGCCGAAGCCTGGCCCCTGGATGGGGAAGCTGCGTCTGGTGCTGGTGATCCTGATGCTCGGCTCTTGCATCTGGCTAATGTCCCTACTGATGAAGGAGTGGGGCGCACGCTATGTGCTGATCGGCGGCGGCCTGATGGTGGCGTTTTTCCTTTACCGCTGCGCGAAGGCCATGTCGAACCACCGGGAAAATCTGCGCAGCCTGGCCTTTGGCGTGCTGTTTGGTGCCGGGCTGTATGCTTTTCTGGCTCCACAACCTCAGGGCAAGGCCGGTTCACCCCTGAACTGGCAGCCGCTGAGTGAGGCCGCGCTCAGTGACGCGCTGAACGCCAGAAAACGCGTGCTGGTGGATATCACCGCCGACTGGTGCCTGAACTGCCGGGTGAATGAAGTCCTGGTGCTTCACCGGCCTGAGGTGATCGCCGCGTTAAACCGCGACGACGTGGTACTGTTGCAGGGCAACTGGAGCCAGCCTTCCGCTGAAATCGAGCAGTTCCTGAGGCGCTACGGCGCCAGCGGCATTCCGTTTAACGCCATTTTTGGCCCTTCACTTCCGCAGGGGCATGTATTGCCCTCCCTGCTGAGCAAAGACGCCTTGCTGACCGCCCTGGCAAAGGCCGACACGGCCGCGCCATCTGATTTTACTGAGGAAAAAAAATGA